A DNA window from Setaria viridis chromosome 2, Setaria_viridis_v4.0, whole genome shotgun sequence contains the following coding sequences:
- the LOC117843262 gene encoding small ribosomal subunit protein eS12 produces the protein MADQEAPVAVEAPTPVLGEPMDLMTALQLVMKKSSAHDGLVKGLREAAKAIEKHVAQLCVLAEDCDQPDYVKLVKALCAEHNVHLVTVPASKTLGEWAGLCKIDSEGKARKVVGCSCVVVKDYGEESEGLNIVQEYVKSH, from the exons ATGGC GGATCAGGAGGCTCCGGTTGCAGTTGAGGCACCTACCCCGGTTCTTGGAGAGCCGATGGACTTGATGACTGCTCTGCAGCTCGTGATGAAGAAGTCAAGCGCTCACGATGGGCTCGTGAAGGGTCTTCGTGAGGCTGCCAAGGCCATTGAGAAGCATGTCGCTCAGCTCTGCGTGCTTGCTGAGGACTGCGACCAGCCTGATTATGTCAAGCTGGTGAAGGCACTCTGCGCTGAGCACAATGTGCACCTGGTCACTGTGCCTGCCTCTAAAACTCTTGGCGAGTGGGCTGGG CTTTGCAAGATTGACTCTGAGGGCAAGGCAAGGAAGGTTGTTGGCTGCTCCTGTGTCGTTGTCAAG GACTATGGTGAAGAATCTGAGGGCCTTAACATAGTGCAGGAGTATGTCAAATCGCACTAG
- the LOC117843259 gene encoding uncharacterized protein — protein MARRGGWRPRRRKASSSAADGDGDAGGAAEGGRPPPKGQGAATAAGGGFFCCYLLRSLCPRSKSRTYIGFTVNPRRRIRQHNGEIASGAWRTRRGRPWEMVLCIYGFPSNVAALQFEWAWQHPAESLAVRKAAAEFKSLGGIGNKVKLAYTMLNLPSWESLNLTVNFFSSKNTKFTAGCPSLPSQMKTVVCAMEDLQCSPEGPSSEDDDLSQDPQDQQEQSDSPLQDDEHSQHCWQQPSDSPLRYEHSELCWQQPSSDEDEQSGHCWQQPSSDEDEQSGHCWQQPSSDQAQPMVGQTGIAGPDVEEAIDGFGPRKWSEILDIRTEVDEPRTSPRCSLSLSGDDCGTAMEDEPGHLSPLLMFGAAGSDDGGGHILDGSADVVDLVTPTPVGRLRRRGCVASVCPKIIDLTSSPVVIQL, from the exons ATGGCCAGGAGGGGAGGctggaggccgaggaggaggaaggcctcGTCCTCagcggcggacggcgacggcgatgccggcggcgcggcggaaggCGGGCGCCCGCCACCGAAGGGACAGGGGGCCGCCACAGCTGCCGGCGGCGGGTTCTTCTGCTGCTACCTGCTCCGGTCCCTGTGCCCGCGCAGCAAGAGCCGGACGTACATCGGGTTCACGGTGAACCCGCGCCGGAGGATCCGGCAGCACAACGGCGAGATCGCCAGCGGCGCGTGGCGGACGCGCCGCGGGCGGCCGTGGGAGATGGTGCTCTGCATCTACGGCTTCCCCTCCAACGTCGCCGCGCTCCAG TTCGAGTGGGCGTGGCAGCACCCGGCGGAGTCCCTCGCCGTGCGCAAGGCCGCGGCCGAGTTCAAGTCGCTCGGCGGCATCGGCAACAAGGTCAAGCTCGCCTACACCATGCTGAACCTCCCCTCATGGGAAAG CTTGAACCTGACGGTGAATTTCTTCTCCTCGAAGAACACCAAGTTCACCGCCGGCTGCCCGTCGCTTCCGAGCCAGATGAAGACTGTCGTCTGCGCGATGGAGGATCTGCAGTGCAGTCCCGAGGGCCCCTCATCTGAGGACGACGACTTAAGCCAGGATCCTCAAGACCAGCAAGAACAGTCTGATTCGCCTCTCCAAGATGACGAACACTCTCAACATTGTTGGCAGCAACCGTCTGATTCACCTCTCCGATACGAACACTCTGAACTTTGTTGGCAGCAACCGTCCTCTGATGAAGATGAACAGTCTGGACATTGTTGGCAGCAACCGTCCTCTGATGAAGATGAACAGTCTGGACATTGTTGGCAGCAACCGTCCTCTGATCAAGCGCAGCCAATGGTTGGGCAAACAGGAATTGCAGGACCTGATGTTGAGGAAGCCATTGACGGGTTTGGTCCAAGAAAATGGAGCGAAATCCTTGACATAAGAACAGAAGTGGATGAACCAAGAACATCGCCTCGATGTTCCTTGAGCCTGAGTGGCGATGATTGTGGAACAGCCATGGAAGATGAGCCAGGACACCTGTCCCCATTGCTGATGTTCGGTGCTGCTGGTTCAGATGATGGTGGTGGCCATATCCTCGATGGAAGTGCTGATGTGGTGGACCTGGTTACCCCAACCCCTGTAGGCCGGCTGCGGAGAAGAGGCTGCGTCGCCAGCGTTTGCCCAAAGATCATTGATCTGACGTCATCACCTGTTGTTATTCAGTTGTAG
- the LOC117843258 gene encoding glycerol-3-phosphate dehydrogenase [NAD(+)], chloroplastic, with amino-acid sequence MAAAAAATTFLPPIPTPRPRLAAAVRRPPPIFTGAADAVPLPDDEDSSDDDDGDAAAPRRSARKDRRRAVRIAWEKLVRWSRFWRRRNRSDVLESTRKLVVLGGGSFGTAMAAHVAAKKADLEVSMLVRDDFVCRSINHSHINCKYLPEHRLPENIVATTSAADALAGADFCFHAVPVQFSSSFLESISTHVDPKLPFISLSKGLELNTLRTMSKIIPRALGNRRQPFIVLSGPSFAVELMNKLPTAMVVASKDKKLASSVQQLLASPNLRISTSSDVTGVEIAGALKNVLAIAAGIVEGMNLGNNCMAALVAQGCSEIRWLATKMGAKPITLSGLSGSGDIMLTCFVNLSRNRNVGLRLGSGEKLDQIMSSMNQVAEGVSTAGAVIALAQKYNVKMPVLTAVARIIDNELTPKKAVMELMNLPQVEEV; translated from the exons atggccgccgccgccgccgccaccaccttcctCCCTCCCATCCCGACACCTCgcccccgcctcgccgccgccgtccgccgccctcctcccatCTTCACGGGCGCCGCCGATGCCGTGCCGCTGCCGGATGACGAGGACtccagcgacgacgacgacggcgacgccgccgcgccgcgcaggAGCGCGCGCAaggaccgccgccgcgcggtgcGCATCGCGTGGGAGAAGCTGGTCCGGTGGTCCCGCTTCTGGCGCCGCCGCAACCGCAGCGACGTCCTCGAGAGCACGCGTAAG CTGGTGGTTCTCGGGGGAGGGTCGTTCGggacggccatggcggcgcacgtGGCGGCCAAGAAGGCCGACCTCGAGGTGTCCATGCTGGTCAGGGACGATTTCGTCTGCCGGTCCATCAACCACAGCCATATCAATTG CAAATACTTACCGGAACACAGATTGCCAGAAAATATTGTTGCAACAACAAGTGCTGCTGATGCTTTAGCAGGAGCTGATTTCTGCTTCCATGCTGTTCCGGTTCAG TTCAGTTCATCCTTTCTTGAAAGTATTTCAACACATGTTGATCCAAAGTTGCCATTCATATCACTTAGCAAAGGGCTGGAACTCAATACCCTTCGGACAATGTCTAAAATCATCCCACGAGCATTGGGAAACCGCCGCCAACCATTTATTGTTCTATCAGGACCTTCTTTTGCAGTAGAACTAATGAACAAATTGCCTACAG CGATGGTGGTGGCATCAAAAGACAAAAAGTTGGCAAGTTCTGTTCAGCAGCTGTTAGCTTCCCCAAATTTGAGGATAAGCACATCAAG TGATGTTACAGGAGTAGAAATTGCAGGTGCGCTGAAGAATGTTCTTGCTATAGCAGCAGGTATAGTGGAAGGTATGAATCTTGGGAATAATTGTATGGCTGCCCTTGTTGCTCAAGGTTGTTCAGAAATACGATGGCTGGCAACAAAG ATGGGAGCGAAGCCGATAACTCTTTCTGGTTTGTCTGGGTCGGGTGACATCATGCTTACATGTTTTGTCAATCTTTCACGGAATAGAAATGTGGGACTGCGTCTTGGTTCAGGCGAAAAACTCGACCAAATCATGAGTTCGATGAATCAG GTTGCTGAAGGTGTATCAACTGCTGGGGCTGTCATTGCGTTAGCTCAGAAGTACAATGTCAAAATGCCTGTCCTGACTGCGGTAGCGCGGATAATTGATAATGAATTGACTCCGAAGAAGGCGGTTATGGAGTTGATGAATCTTCCTCAG GTCGAGGAAGTCTAA